A window from Myxosarcina sp. GI1 encodes these proteins:
- a CDS encoding DUF3102 domain-containing protein produces MIVDDEITTNDVRRSDVFSELKLPKEKVIFAANYEDAFQIILKEQNIATCFLDSRIPRNSYEPCDYSNSDRRGIDLIPAINKYLKYTSIYIYSAYVTEDFLREEAQEFNNIVAFFGKANSKLDKYQLRLSGTQRWLALQKFEYLLPNDKLSIFLFEETNKLNKLFTRTTEDIINIGKTLNKVKERLEHGQFLTWLETEFKMSDRTAARMMKVAQKFELDTVSNLSILPSALYELSTISATDAAVDEAMARAKQGETITKKLAKAIKNKHLQKKENLPTTTKRTRESKTSQNLSESETTVRETSASKPQTEPNTRLSSQKEQIVKVVRQQNLWQLGEHLLFCGDPNSRDFLKQLPNKISLNLAFPPNIDWKFSYSHQIESHLSFYSKYQEDMDLLLVEKAIEQIIKGTTNAEEIVSICYLPYPNLLQVVHKLGCCCFIAESDRDKCKAIVTHWEDLKQK; encoded by the coding sequence TTGATTGTAGACGATGAAATAACGACAAATGATGTCAGAAGAAGTGACGTTTTTTCAGAATTAAAACTCCCAAAAGAAAAGGTTATTTTCGCGGCTAATTATGAAGATGCTTTTCAAATTATTCTGAAAGAACAAAATATTGCTACTTGTTTTCTCGATTCGAGAATTCCTAGAAATAGCTACGAGCCTTGTGATTATTCTAATTCAGATAGAAGGGGAATTGATTTAATACCTGCTATAAATAAGTACCTCAAATATACTTCAATTTATATCTATTCGGCTTACGTAACTGAAGATTTTTTAAGAGAAGAGGCACAAGAATTTAATAATATAGTAGCTTTTTTTGGAAAAGCTAACTCAAAATTAGATAAATATCAATTACGCTTAAGTGGAACTCAAAGGTGGTTAGCCCTTCAAAAATTTGAATATCTTTTGCCAAATGATAAGCTATCCATTTTTTTATTTGAGGAGACTAATAAACTCAATAAGTTATTTACTAGAACAACTGAAGATATTATTAATATTGGCAAAACCTTAAATAAAGTTAAGGAGAGATTAGAACACGGTCAATTTTTAACATGGCTCGAAACAGAATTTAAAATGAGCGATAGAACCGCTGCAAGAATGATGAAAGTAGCTCAAAAGTTCGAGTTAGACACTGTGTCGAATTTGAGCATCTTACCTAGTGCTTTATACGAACTTTCAACTATCTCTGCAACTGATGCAGCAGTTGATGAAGCTATGGCTAGAGCTAAACAAGGAGAGACAATCACCAAGAAACTTGCTAAAGCTATTAAGAATAAGCATCTTCAAAAAAAAGAAAATTTACCAACAACTACAAAACGTACCAGGGAAAGTAAAACATCACAAAATTTATCAGAGTCAGAAACAACGGTTCGAGAAACTTCAGCTTCTAAGCCTCAAACCGAACCTAATACTCGTCTTTCTTCCCAAAAAGAACAAATTGTTAAAGTCGTTCGCCAACAAAACCTATGGCAGCTTGGAGAGCATTTGCTTTTTTGTGGCGATCCCAATTCACGGGATTTTTTAAAGCAATTGCCTAACAAAATATCTCTAAATCTGGCTTTTCCACCCAACATAGATTGGAAATTCTCCTATTCCCATCAAATAGAGTCGCATTTAAGTTTTTACAGTAAGTATCAAGAAGATATGGATTTGCTGCTTGTAGAAAAAGCCATCGAGCAAATTATTAAAGGTACTACTAATGCCGAGGAAATAGTTTCAATTTGCTATCTTCCCTATCCAAATCTTTTGCAGGTAGTTCATAAATTAGGCTGTTGCTGTTTTATTGCCGAAAGCGATCGCGATAAATGTAAAGCCATTGTCACGCATTGGGAAGATTTAAAGCAAAAATAG